From one Angustibacter luteus genomic stretch:
- a CDS encoding sacsin N-terminal ATP-binding-like domain-containing protein: MTDPFGTAGIRQRVLAGWSAAPVRLREDANAEEDLALGGYRDRLVVELAQNAADAASRAGVPGRLSLTLAERPGETPVLVAANTGAPLDADGVQSLATLRASAKRLTDEGSADSADAAPGSVGRFGVGFAAVLAVSDEPAVLSRTGGVRFSRDDTADLVAAAAVGAPALGAEVQRRDGHVPVLRLPFAAAGEPPVGFDTAVVLPLRDEAAADVVRAQLDAVDDALLLALPALTEVVLDVGGSRRVLTRAGDRWRVHRRAGDWSPAERADLLADRPTEERRQRGWQVLWAVPRDPSQPVPRTLHAPTPTDEPISLPALLLATLPLDPTRRHVAAGPLADRLVSECATAYAELLTELAGGGADVEQDVEQDVLALVPVGLPAGALDGALREQVLRVLVGAPILRGVQDGRALRPRDAVALDVDADPAALEALAPRVAGLVRAPASARAVLRALDVAVTPLADVVETLPAQGDPASWLALYEALSPLAVDANAREALAALPVPLADGRVVRGARGLLLGGPGQLPATALEALAPFGLRVVHPEAAHPLLERLGARPASAREVLDDPAVRTAVEQVADDEAAEPDQVVDAVLALVAAAVGAQGLLTAEQGDLEWLRDLPLPDEDGEPTPAGLLAMPGSVAADLLDGDEIGVLRQDAVSRWPRAALAAVGVLDGLAAVVVQDPDLRDPPEALADLDGFDDWADELLRSGEVVGGDVVGPVAAVRDLDVVRPDRWPELVRHLASEPELRRALLEPVRVRAGERVAAERVSSAPSYTAWWLQRELGLAGTVPPGADDLGGVLGQAPDWCRDVDPQVRVALGVLEPTGGQQPGAAVAGRLLAALSDPERDLDVVACLRLWRLLATFDGVDLPVPQRLRVLDGDRIRMSDASAAVVPDDPRWLQRGDLGGLVVAPFDRAPALADLLDLDLAGERADGAVTSAGSRADVSDVVRALLPTAPRTWVEHDALTVDGHAVDWWVDVDGAAHAATSDGLARALAWAAGAWSARYLLAEVLADPGSLGWRLAEDS, encoded by the coding sequence GTGACCGACCCGTTCGGCACGGCCGGCATCCGGCAGCGGGTGCTGGCCGGCTGGTCCGCGGCCCCCGTCCGGCTGCGCGAGGACGCGAACGCCGAGGAGGACCTGGCCCTCGGGGGCTACCGCGACCGGCTCGTCGTGGAGCTGGCCCAGAACGCGGCCGACGCCGCCAGCCGGGCGGGCGTGCCGGGCCGGCTGTCACTCACGCTGGCCGAGCGGCCCGGGGAGACCCCGGTGCTCGTCGCGGCCAACACCGGGGCACCGCTGGACGCGGACGGCGTGCAGTCCCTCGCGACCCTGCGGGCCTCCGCGAAACGCCTGACGGACGAGGGCAGTGCTGACAGTGCTGACGCGGCGCCCGGCAGCGTCGGCCGGTTCGGCGTGGGCTTCGCCGCGGTCCTGGCGGTCAGCGACGAGCCGGCCGTGCTGTCCCGGACCGGCGGGGTGCGGTTCTCCCGCGACGACACCGCGGACCTGGTCGCGGCCGCCGCCGTCGGCGCCCCCGCGCTCGGCGCCGAGGTCCAGCGCCGCGACGGCCACGTGCCGGTGCTGCGGCTGCCGTTCGCCGCCGCGGGAGAGCCACCGGTCGGCTTCGACACGGCGGTCGTCCTGCCGCTGCGCGACGAGGCCGCCGCGGACGTGGTCCGCGCCCAGCTGGACGCCGTGGACGACGCCCTGCTGCTCGCGCTGCCGGCGCTCACGGAGGTGGTGCTGGACGTCGGCGGGAGCCGTCGGGTGCTGACCAGGGCCGGTGACCGCTGGCGGGTGCACCGAAGGGCCGGTGACTGGTCGCCGGCCGAGCGCGCCGACCTCCTGGCCGACCGTCCCACCGAGGAACGGCGACAGCGGGGATGGCAGGTGCTGTGGGCCGTGCCCCGCGACCCGTCGCAGCCGGTACCCCGCACGCTGCACGCCCCGACGCCCACGGACGAGCCGATCTCGCTGCCGGCCCTCCTGCTCGCCACCCTGCCCCTGGACCCGACCCGTCGGCACGTCGCGGCCGGGCCCCTGGCCGACCGACTGGTCAGCGAGTGCGCCACGGCGTACGCCGAGCTGCTCACCGAGCTGGCCGGCGGTGGGGCGGACGTCGAGCAGGACGTCGAGCAGGACGTCCTGGCGCTGGTCCCCGTCGGACTGCCCGCCGGCGCGCTGGACGGTGCCCTGCGTGAGCAGGTGCTGCGCGTCCTGGTCGGCGCGCCGATCCTGCGCGGCGTCCAGGACGGTCGGGCGCTGCGTCCCCGGGACGCTGTCGCGCTCGACGTCGACGCCGATCCGGCCGCGCTCGAGGCGCTGGCGCCGCGAGTGGCCGGACTGGTCCGCGCACCAGCCTCGGCGCGGGCGGTGCTGCGGGCCCTCGACGTGGCCGTGACGCCCCTCGCCGATGTGGTGGAAACCCTTCCCGCACAAGGCGACCCGGCGTCCTGGCTCGCCCTCTACGAGGCCCTGTCACCGCTTGCCGTGGACGCCAACGCGCGCGAGGCCCTGGCCGCGCTGCCGGTGCCGCTGGCCGACGGACGGGTGGTGCGCGGGGCTCGCGGACTGCTGCTCGGCGGCCCTGGCCAGCTGCCCGCCACGGCGCTGGAAGCGTTGGCGCCGTTCGGTCTGCGGGTCGTGCACCCCGAGGCGGCGCACCCGCTGCTGGAGCGGCTGGGTGCGCGTCCGGCGTCCGCCCGGGAGGTTCTGGACGACCCCGCGGTGCGAACCGCCGTCGAGCAGGTCGCGGACGACGAGGCCGCCGAGCCGGACCAGGTCGTCGACGCGGTGCTGGCCCTGGTCGCGGCCGCCGTTGGCGCCCAAGGGCTCCTGACCGCTGAGCAGGGCGACCTCGAGTGGCTGCGCGACCTGCCGCTGCCCGACGAGGACGGCGAGCCGACCCCAGCCGGCCTGCTGGCCATGCCCGGCTCGGTCGCCGCCGACCTGCTGGACGGCGACGAGATCGGTGTGCTGCGCCAGGACGCGGTCTCCCGCTGGCCGCGGGCCGCGCTGGCGGCGGTGGGGGTCCTGGACGGCCTGGCTGCGGTCGTGGTGCAGGACCCGGACCTGCGCGACCCGCCCGAGGCACTCGCCGACCTCGACGGCTTCGACGACTGGGCCGACGAGCTGCTGCGCTCGGGCGAGGTCGTCGGGGGCGATGTCGTCGGGCCGGTGGCGGCGGTGCGCGACCTGGACGTCGTCCGCCCCGATCGCTGGCCGGAGCTGGTGCGGCACCTGGCGTCCGAGCCGGAGCTGCGACGGGCGCTGCTGGAGCCGGTGCGGGTGCGCGCGGGTGAGCGAGTGGCGGCTGAGCGGGTGAGTAGCGCGCCGTCGTACACGGCCTGGTGGCTGCAGCGTGAGCTGGGCCTGGCCGGCACCGTGCCGCCGGGGGCCGACGACCTGGGCGGGGTCCTGGGTCAGGCGCCGGACTGGTGTCGGGACGTCGACCCGCAGGTGCGAGTCGCCCTGGGCGTCCTCGAGCCGACCGGCGGGCAGCAGCCGGGCGCGGCGGTCGCCGGCCGGTTGCTGGCCGCATTGAGCGACCCCGAACGTGACCTGGACGTCGTGGCCTGTCTACGGCTGTGGCGCCTGCTCGCCACCTTTGACGGCGTCGATCTGCCCGTGCCGCAACGGCTTCGGGTGCTGGACGGCGACCGGATCCGGATGTCGGACGCGTCGGCCGCAGTGGTCCCCGACGACCCGCGGTGGTTGCAGCGCGGCGACCTCGGCGGCCTCGTGGTGGCGCCCTTCGACCGAGCGCCGGCGCTGGCCGACCTGCTCGACCTCGACCTGGCCGGTGAGCGGGCGGACGGTGCGGTGACCAGCGCCGGGTCGCGGGCCGACGTCTCGGACGTCGTCCGCGCGCTCCTCCCGACGGCCCCGAGGACGTGGGTCGAGCACGACGCGCTGACCGTCGACGGGCACGCC
- a CDS encoding DUF3027 domain-containing protein, producing the protein MSSPAPTSVETVQTPRARTAPVDAVLADAVDVALAAARDVAEGGSVGEHLGLTAEGERLVSHSFACTSAGYRGWRWVVTLSRVSRSKTVTVSEVNLLPGDGALLSPQWLPWADRLAPGDVSPGDVLPKRVDDPFLEEGYAATGDEESDELALYELGLGRPRVLSLLGREDAAQRWYDGTHGPRDPHAEQAPAKCTTCGYFVPMAGALRQVFGVCANEWSPSDGSVVSLDHGCGAHSEVDVEHRPEVVEPPVLDELGYESVELE; encoded by the coding sequence ATGTCGAGCCCTGCCCCCACCAGCGTCGAGACCGTCCAGACCCCGCGCGCCCGCACGGCGCCCGTCGACGCCGTGCTGGCCGACGCCGTGGACGTCGCGCTGGCGGCGGCCCGGGACGTCGCGGAGGGCGGTTCGGTCGGTGAGCACCTGGGCCTGACGGCTGAGGGGGAGCGGCTGGTCAGCCACTCCTTCGCCTGCACCTCCGCGGGCTACCGAGGGTGGCGCTGGGTGGTCACCCTGTCGCGGGTGTCGCGCTCGAAGACCGTCACGGTCAGCGAGGTGAACCTGCTGCCCGGCGACGGTGCACTGCTGTCGCCGCAGTGGCTGCCCTGGGCCGACCGGTTGGCGCCCGGCGACGTATCGCCGGGCGACGTGCTGCCCAAGCGGGTCGACGACCCCTTCCTGGAGGAGGGCTACGCGGCGACGGGCGACGAGGAGTCCGACGAGCTCGCGCTGTACGAGCTCGGCCTGGGCCGGCCGCGCGTGCTGTCGCTGCTCGGCCGCGAGGACGCCGCCCAGCGCTGGTACGACGGCACGCACGGTCCGCGGGACCCGCACGCCGAGCAGGCCCCGGCGAAGTGCACGACCTGCGGCTACTTCGTGCCGATGGCTGGCGCGCTGCGCCAGGTCTTCGGGGTGTGCGCCAACGAGTGGTCGCCCTCGGACGGGTCCGTGGTCAGCCTCGACCACGGCTGCGGCGCGCACAGCGAGGTGGACGTCGAGCACCGCCCCGAGGTCGTCGAGCCCCCCGTGCTGGACGAGCTGGGGTACGAGTCCGTCGAGCTCGAGTGA
- a CDS encoding MFS transporter, protein MGDVPPDTQRAAKRVAGASKRAVGATGRRVRRLTRAQGAGESGLAKVIELHGVSAAGDALVLLALANTVFFSVPVGEARGRVALYLLVTMLPFSILAPILGPLLDRYRHGRRYALAVTFVSRAFLAWVMAGAVAGGKEAFALYPAAFGYLVATKAYSVTRAAAIPRVQPRGVSLVTANSRVLLGGIVAVTIATPIGFLLMQAGPEWVLRFAFVVFGVGTGLSLALPRRVDSAVGEVGARLSSDDTAEIPVGSRTARWNIGPRVVLGLRAVATLRWFTGFLTFFLAFALRTDPVSDSLPLLASIGLVVGAAGVGNTIGTSLGALLRRLRPELVVTAMLVLAAVGATVGALWYGLVAVLVTGLCAGLAAALGKLSLDALIQIEVPEDVRSSAFARSETVLQLAWVVGGGVGIALPVSGEWGLAVAAVALLGSLAVTLRSLVRTRRPHPA, encoded by the coding sequence ATGGGTGACGTGCCACCTGACACCCAGCGCGCCGCCAAGCGGGTCGCGGGTGCCTCGAAGCGGGCCGTCGGGGCGACCGGACGGCGGGTCCGCCGGCTGACCCGGGCCCAGGGGGCCGGCGAGTCGGGCCTGGCCAAGGTCATCGAGCTGCACGGGGTGTCCGCAGCGGGCGACGCCCTCGTGCTGCTCGCGCTGGCCAACACGGTGTTCTTCTCGGTGCCGGTGGGCGAGGCCCGGGGCCGCGTCGCGCTGTACCTGCTCGTGACGATGCTGCCCTTCTCGATCCTGGCGCCCATCCTGGGGCCGCTGCTGGACCGGTACCGGCACGGCCGCCGCTACGCGCTCGCGGTCACCTTCGTGTCGCGGGCCTTCCTGGCCTGGGTGATGGCCGGTGCCGTGGCGGGCGGGAAGGAGGCGTTCGCCCTGTATCCCGCTGCGTTCGGCTACCTGGTCGCGACCAAGGCCTACAGCGTCACCCGGGCGGCGGCCATCCCACGCGTCCAGCCGCGCGGGGTGAGCCTCGTGACGGCAAACTCCCGCGTGCTGCTGGGCGGCATCGTGGCGGTGACCATCGCCACCCCGATCGGCTTCCTGCTCATGCAGGCCGGCCCGGAGTGGGTGCTGCGTTTCGCCTTCGTGGTCTTCGGGGTGGGTACCGGCCTGTCCCTCGCGCTGCCCCGCCGGGTGGACTCGGCGGTCGGCGAGGTCGGCGCGCGGCTGTCCTCGGACGACACGGCCGAGATCCCCGTCGGCTCCCGCACGGCGCGCTGGAACATCGGCCCGCGGGTCGTGCTGGGGCTGCGCGCGGTGGCGACCCTGCGCTGGTTCACCGGCTTCCTGACGTTCTTCCTCGCGTTCGCGTTGCGCACCGACCCGGTGTCGGACTCGCTGCCGCTGCTGGCCTCCATCGGCCTGGTGGTGGGCGCGGCCGGCGTCGGCAACACGATCGGGACGTCGCTGGGCGCACTGCTGCGCCGGCTGCGGCCCGAGCTGGTCGTCACCGCCATGCTCGTGCTGGCCGCGGTCGGCGCGACGGTGGGCGCGCTCTGGTACGGCCTGGTCGCCGTCCTGGTGACCGGGCTGTGCGCCGGACTGGCCGCCGCGCTCGGCAAGCTGTCGCTGGACGCCCTGATCCAGATCGAGGTGCCCGAGGACGTCCGCTCCTCCGCCTTCGCCCGCTCCGAGACCGTGCTGCAGCTGGCCTGGGTGGTCGGCGGTGGGGTGGGGATCGCGTTGCCGGTCAGCGGCGAGTGGGGCCTGGCCGTGGCGGCCGTCGCCCTGCTCGGGTCGCTGGCCGTGACGCTGCGGTCCCTCGTGCGGACGCGCCGTCCGCACCCCGCCTAA
- a CDS encoding cold-shock protein, whose translation MPTGKVKWFDTAKGFGFISSDEGGDVFLPSSALPSGTTAVKGGAKVEFSVVEGRRGAQALSVQLLDAPPSVAARTRRPADDLGVIVEDLIKVLDGIGNGLRRGRYPDKAAGAKYASLLRAVADDLDA comes from the coding sequence GTGCCGACTGGCAAGGTCAAGTGGTTCGACACGGCCAAGGGGTTCGGGTTCATCAGCTCGGACGAGGGCGGCGACGTCTTCCTGCCCAGCTCGGCGCTGCCGTCCGGCACCACCGCCGTCAAGGGCGGCGCCAAGGTCGAGTTCAGCGTGGTCGAGGGACGCCGCGGCGCGCAGGCGCTGTCCGTGCAGCTGCTCGACGCCCCGCCCTCGGTGGCGGCCCGCACCCGTCGTCCGGCCGACGACCTCGGCGTCATCGTGGAGGACCTGATCAAGGTCCTCGACGGCATCGGCAACGGCCTGCGCCGGGGGCGCTACCCGGACAAGGCGGCCGGCGCCAAGTACGCCTCGCTGCTGCGGGCCGTCGCGGACGATCTGGACGCTTAG
- the larE gene encoding ATP-dependent sacrificial sulfur transferase LarE, with protein MDLAVGFDLDMTLVDSSEGIVATVLAAVAELGPDSGYSIDPAALAATIGIPMEDMLAPYLPPELLLPVADRYRELYPAIGVPRTVALPGAHEAFAAVRAVHGQVVVVSAKPEPAVRLVLEQVGLQADVVVGRLFAADKGIALREHGVSVYLGDHPGDVAGAHAADAVAVAVATGPHDAPALAAVGADVVLPGLEPFPVWLDAHVLDARLADLHARLAATGSLVVAFSGGVDSAFLLAAAVRALGPTNVVAATAVSGSLADGELDGAAAFARGLGVRHLTPQTDEMARDGYRANAGDRCFFCKAELLDVVGPLARSLGIEAVATGTNADDALAGFRPGIRAAAERGALTPLRDAGFTKAQVRAAAARWELPTWDKPAAACLSSRIAYGVQITTSGLARVDRAEADARTWCREGGVDVRDLRVRDLGQDRARIELDAAALAAVLQRPDAGAALVAAVLAAGFGSAEIDPQGFRSGSMNELLATPERYR; from the coding sequence GTGGATCTCGCCGTCGGCTTCGACCTGGACATGACGTTGGTCGACTCCTCCGAGGGCATCGTGGCCACGGTGCTGGCCGCGGTCGCCGAGCTGGGGCCGGACAGCGGCTACTCGATCGACCCTGCCGCGCTGGCCGCCACCATCGGGATTCCCATGGAGGACATGCTCGCGCCCTACCTGCCGCCCGAGCTGCTGCTCCCGGTGGCCGACCGCTACCGCGAGCTCTACCCGGCGATCGGGGTACCACGCACCGTCGCCCTGCCCGGCGCGCACGAGGCCTTCGCCGCCGTCCGCGCCGTGCACGGGCAGGTGGTGGTGGTCAGCGCCAAGCCCGAGCCCGCCGTCCGGCTGGTCCTCGAGCAGGTCGGCCTGCAGGCGGACGTCGTCGTGGGCCGGCTGTTCGCCGCCGACAAGGGCATCGCGCTGCGCGAGCACGGCGTCAGCGTGTACCTCGGCGACCACCCCGGTGACGTCGCGGGTGCGCACGCCGCCGACGCGGTGGCCGTGGCGGTCGCCACCGGCCCGCACGACGCGCCGGCGCTGGCCGCGGTGGGCGCGGACGTCGTCCTGCCCGGCCTCGAGCCGTTCCCGGTCTGGCTCGACGCGCACGTCCTGGACGCGCGGCTGGCCGACCTGCACGCGCGGCTGGCGGCGACGGGCTCCCTGGTGGTGGCCTTCTCCGGCGGCGTGGACTCGGCGTTCCTGCTGGCCGCCGCGGTGCGCGCGCTGGGGCCGACGAACGTCGTCGCCGCCACGGCGGTGAGCGGCTCGCTGGCCGACGGCGAGCTGGATGGCGCAGCCGCCTTCGCGCGCGGCCTCGGCGTGCGGCACCTGACGCCGCAGACCGACGAGATGGCCCGCGACGGCTACCGGGCCAACGCGGGCGACCGGTGCTTCTTCTGCAAGGCCGAGCTGCTCGACGTCGTTGGTCCGCTCGCCCGCTCGCTCGGCATCGAGGCGGTCGCCACCGGCACCAACGCGGACGACGCCTTGGCCGGCTTCCGGCCGGGCATCCGCGCCGCCGCCGAGCGTGGTGCGCTCACGCCGCTGCGCGACGCCGGGTTCACGAAGGCGCAGGTCCGGGCCGCCGCGGCCCGCTGGGAGCTACCGACCTGGGACAAGCCGGCGGCCGCCTGCCTGTCCAGCCGGATCGCCTACGGCGTGCAGATCACGACCTCCGGCCTGGCCCGGGTCGACCGGGCCGAGGCCGACGCGCGCACCTGGTGCCGCGAGGGCGGCGTCGACGTCCGGGACCTGCGGGTGCGCGACCTCGGGCAGGACCGGGCGCGCATCGAGCTGGACGCCGCCGCGCTGGCGGCGGTGCTCCAGCGCCCCGATGCCGGGGCCGCCCTGGTCGCCGCGGTGCTCGCTGCCGGCTTCGGGTCGGCCGAGATCGACCCGCAGGGCTTCCGGTCCGGATCGATGAACGAGCTGCTGGCCACGCCCGAGCGCTATCGCTGA
- a CDS encoding MFS transporter: protein MVLATMDDMSPAVSPRPTLSSFWHDLPREGRLLLSTVIVDALGIGFVLPFGVVYLHEVRDIALPTVGVLLALPSAIALALLGPIGTVIDRYGPRRLQMLALSMNVLGSLVLAFATTPAAAALAFTLFGAGQAVFWPASQSLVAAIVPVEIRQRYYGLSFTVLNLGIGIGGLASGLFVSEAHPWTFQAIYVANALSFLAPLSVLAIPLRHVGNTVAPHEDDEAPTASYRVVLRHGVFRRFLVVVFFSAFVGYAQFEAGWTAYARTVADASTKLIGIAFAVNTATIVLLQLVVIQRIEGHRRTRVLMLMSVVWALSWSLMGIAGLLPGSVVAAVLLSASMGVFALGETFQSPVVPAITNDLAPEHLRGRYNAVGSGVFQVAAVVGPVTAGFLLGHHLSAAFVVLLLVGCAVMVAMLGRLERVISPEANGVAAAHPLPAQELTSVS, encoded by the coding sequence GTGGTCCTTGCGACCATGGACGACATGTCCCCCGCTGTCTCGCCTCGCCCCACCCTGTCCTCGTTCTGGCACGACCTGCCGCGCGAGGGCCGGCTGCTGCTGTCCACCGTCATCGTCGACGCGCTCGGGATCGGCTTCGTCCTGCCCTTCGGCGTCGTCTACCTGCACGAGGTGCGGGACATCGCCCTGCCCACCGTCGGCGTGCTGCTCGCCCTGCCGTCCGCGATCGCGCTGGCGCTGCTCGGCCCGATCGGCACCGTGATCGACCGGTACGGCCCGCGCCGCCTGCAGATGCTGGCGCTGTCGATGAACGTCCTGGGCAGCCTGGTGCTGGCCTTCGCCACCACCCCGGCCGCGGCCGCCCTGGCGTTCACGCTGTTCGGTGCCGGGCAGGCCGTCTTCTGGCCGGCGTCGCAGTCCCTGGTCGCCGCGATCGTCCCGGTGGAGATCCGCCAGCGGTACTACGGCCTGAGCTTTACGGTGCTGAACCTCGGCATCGGCATCGGTGGGCTGGCCTCCGGCCTGTTCGTCTCCGAGGCGCACCCGTGGACCTTCCAGGCGATCTACGTCGCGAACGCGCTGTCGTTCCTCGCGCCGCTGAGCGTGCTGGCCATCCCGCTGCGGCACGTCGGCAACACCGTCGCGCCGCACGAGGACGACGAGGCACCGACGGCGAGCTACCGGGTGGTCCTGCGGCACGGCGTGTTCCGCCGGTTCCTGGTCGTCGTGTTCTTCTCCGCGTTCGTGGGCTACGCCCAGTTCGAGGCGGGGTGGACGGCGTACGCGCGCACCGTGGCGGACGCGTCGACGAAGCTGATCGGCATCGCGTTCGCGGTCAACACCGCCACCATCGTGCTGCTGCAGCTCGTGGTCATCCAGCGCATCGAGGGACACCGGCGCACCCGCGTGCTGATGCTGATGAGCGTCGTCTGGGCACTGTCCTGGTCGCTGATGGGCATCGCGGGGCTGCTGCCCGGCTCGGTCGTCGCGGCCGTCCTGCTCAGCGCCAGCATGGGGGTCTTCGCCCTCGGCGAGACGTTCCAGTCACCGGTCGTGCCGGCGATCACGAACGACCTCGCACCCGAGCACCTGCGCGGTCGCTACAACGCCGTCGGCTCCGGGGTGTTCCAGGTCGCGGCCGTGGTCGGACCGGTCACGGCCGGGTTCCTGCTCGGGCACCACCTGTCGGCGGCCTTCGTGGTGCTGCTGCTCGTCGGCTGCGCGGTCATGGTGGCCATGCTGGGGCGGCTCGAGCGGGTCATCTCGCCCGAGGCGAACGGGGTCGCGGCTGCGCACCCGCTCCCGGCCCAGGAGCTCACCTCGGTCAGCTGA